The following is a genomic window from Elaeis guineensis isolate ETL-2024a chromosome 10, EG11, whole genome shotgun sequence.
ATGAAAGTTGTTTATTCTTTTGATAGAAATAGGTTCATAGACAATCTCTCCTTGAAATATCTCAAACAAAGAACAAAAAATTCTAGCCAAATCCCAATGAATTAATATAGAATCTGGACTGTAACATTTAACACAATCACCAAGTGATACCATAGAGCAAAATTTCTGTTCACGATGAAATGTTGCTACCCCTCCCTCCCttcctctgtgtgtgtgtgtagagcaagaggaaggagagattaaatcatttattcctttttttttttaccaattCACACGATTAGTATGCTCACCCATGAATATTCCTGTATACCAAGAGTCTAAAAATTTTGTGGAGTGAATAGATGGTTGGTTTGGAAAAACTCGGGGAAATAACCAAGCAAGATCATTGGACATTCTCCACTAATGCAACGTTATATATGTGATAGAAAAGAATGATATTGTGTTTGCTAAGTCCAAGCACTTGATCCACGGCAAGTGATTGTAATGGCATGTACTTTCTTTAATTCTTTATAAATGACCCCCTAAGTAATATAGCTTGAGTTACCTCAAGGAGGTGCAAGTAGTTGGTAACCTCCAGAAATCGGATTCTTTGAATGTAATATGGATTGTGCagcgtaaaaaaaaaaataataaaaaaatttagtcaaatttgaaaattctatTCCAATTCTATTCTAATACTATTTTAATTTTTCAGCTATCCaaacaattaaatttttttttttttgaagctgagccaaattttttctttttaaaataactttggttttctaaatttttatccaAGCAACCAGACATAATCTTCGTGGTTGGAAGACACTGGATCATCCTCCAATCCCATCTTATTAGATTTGGCTTTAAATCTAACCAATCAAAACCAAGTTCACCTCCATATATGATGCAAGCATATACGGAcacatacattatatatataaacTATCCATCGTCCAATTAGAATTAGCTAGGTTTAACTAGAGATTCGATAGAGCAGATTCTAATCAACCtcccattaaaaatattttttacctgaTATTTTAAACTAATcaatgtttttcttttttggtactTTTTTCCTTTGGTACATAAACTAGTTaatgtttttttaaaaatatgctaTATCTGTGAAAGTGTGATAATCCGACCCAATTaggcccaaaaccagcccacaaagcccatcagaaaaaaaaaaaaaaaaaatagagcagggaggaagactcccgatcggagtcttcctcttccccatctccgatcaaaaatcagagtcctagggccattaaaagaccctaggacgagctctataagaaccccctcttctcctctaagtgtagatccttcggtcaccgtcgatcgccggagtttttctccgatttttccgtttgaagccatggcccctcgacctgtgctcgccgcgatttcacgccggtgggggtcactggaggttgtggtaaggtctccctcctctccctctcttctctcccttctttttcgtgcctgtgagcacgatggccggcgatgggtgtcgccggatttagttggaaaagaaaaccccctgttcacgccgcctctttcctctgattttccggcgccgacggtcacgccgaccgccggctctggcctctccgaacccgggagagtcggccattaccgccggccaccaccgggcacgatatggccgtgatcggtcggtcaaggcacggggacctctaggtcccctgtttcggcccaatgaaagcccgggaagaagaagaaaagaaaagaaaagaaaagaaaaaggaaaaagaaaaagaaaagaaaaaaaaaagaaaaagaaaagcaaagaaaatgcaaaatagaaaaataaaataaaaaaaataataaataagaaaagagaaaaattctctcccttccctctttctccctctttctctctctttctctctctctattgtctctctctaaaaagaaaaagaaaaaaaaagaaaagaaagatataaaaaaaaatacatgtgagagaaagtttttctcatctctctcttaagtctttctctctctagaattgaactttctctctccattttctctctctagattttcttcctattttctctctctagaccttttatctctttttatggatttcgtctctctagggtcattctctctctgattgcatcacagaccctagaataaacttgagatgaaaatatgatgatctgagactgctccgaaattcgtgcagtagattagatcctgatccgatccttcttcgaaattgataacatcgaccatggttaatccatattaagtcaccctgatatgacctctgattatctcaatcatgattgtcacttttgaaggatacgaagattctctctccactttctctctctactttctctctcatgaccgattttctctctctaaaaaaaaattctatggatcctgtatcgagtcatgccttcatcttttaggggttcatattgactctaacaagatgatccgaaattgctttgatatccgtgctgtatgtcaacctcatttgatcatatcaagtattcttcaaacccattattaaagaaccctattgattgatcttgatcttaattcgatctgtgcatcacgatttcttgatcaagtcacttaaatttgaccctcagatcagagaccctgaattaCCCCGGTATCTGGATggaccgacacatccggacaacagtcctctttccttatgatttaatcttattatatttatagaatagaaattgatgatgatttgatattttaaataggattagctgattcttttaacgaagtctgaagatctaagatgaacgaggtaagtagatcttatgctccttatttatttttaaataatcatgtttttatgcaaagaattgctattgatgaaatcataatttttcataaaataaggatcggcatatgtgatatgaaagagcatgttttattatgagcattgatttcatgaatatgtcttatgaaaataggatgattatgaagcatgaatttcattgtttttctatctatgtatatgtatgctttaagaaaaagatataaagatttcaaaggctctcagatggctatgaatgaatcccttcgggaaggttgacatccggagctagcatccacacgaaacatgaccctgccagcgggtataaagttggcacatgaattaagaactctgtcgattaagaaacatgtccctgtcacgggtataatagtgactttagcacgaatatctgtgagcaatattttgaaacatgacatgaatacatgatgaaaatgatttacgattcataattgtgaaatatacatgatttatgcatgcatgatgagcttataacttgttttattatatgctctatgaaatatttatttttgtaataattgttatttgctaaataatgcattatcatagaaaacttatgcttgatccggtaaggaagcggaagtctattTACTGagttagtgtagctcatattctttttgttttcttttttaacagagaaataaggttaggatcggcaaaaagaatccaagcttgaagatcgacatagtaagctgaaaaatttggcaatagaagtttaatttattttataatcatggatttgtagttatttatgaatgttgagattcggattagtacttgcttttggatttagatgctctgaaccaatattggttcgattatttgatgaataatagaattgaattttttttatttgatgaattttagatgattacgatggattggcttcgtgttattgtGGGCTCCATCTTTCGATGGTATGACTGTATTATGTCTCGAATTTGAGACGTGACAGAAAAAGCGAAGAAGCTTCCAGAAGAATGGCATCGATAGTAACAGTTTGGAATATCATGAGGAAATACCTAAGAAAAACTGAAAAGTTGAAGATTCCGGTCTCCGTGACGATCCATTCCGGGAGCGATAGCGAGCGCTTTCCAACTTTCTGTTTGCCGTCACCATCAAACAGTGCTTTTAAATTCTACTTTGTCCTTTATCACTTTCACACACTGCAATCCCTTTTTCGACGTGGGCAGGCAAAGGACACCACCTTTAACATATAGctcatttatttatgatttattacaattCTTAACATCGATCATAATATAtattacaaaaattatttaaaattagaaatgatatattttattaatcCCTGAACCATGCAGTATAAAAATAGAAAACTGGTCGTTGCTATTAtgcttatattatataataaaacatTTAAATCGAGAATCTATCTTGTTAATCatgattttaattatatatattaatagattttaattcttaaattatagcAACACatgattttgattattttaatcattttaatcattattttttattaatatattgatcAGTGACCACTAAAATATTTGACttgtaatttattaatatttttaatgatataaatcatAATTAATGATGTAGATCTTCAATTTAAATATCATATACTTTCTTCTCCATATAGTCTATATCTGTTTGTATGAATATATACATATAGCATAAATGTATAggtaataattttatatattgatCCTGTGCTATCCTAACATGCCGTTTCTATTTATCTGGGCATCCATATTTTTGCCATCTTTTTTAACCGTATACCTTGCTCAAGTTGACGAAGTGAGTTCATTGAACACGAAGGGCAGATATGATGCCACGTATTGAAACTTCTTTGCAACTACGAAGCAACGCCTGTAATTCAGTTCACACTAATTCCTCGAGCATTTCTAGTCTGTTATCCAACATTATTTAATTAGGCATACAAATTAGTAGCCAGAATGTTTCATATCCATTAATCCAATGTCTTATCTTTTCTACCAGTGAATTGCTCCTATAAATTTCTaaagaatcaattagaaaaagGGGAACAATTCATGGAGCACAAATTTGAAAACTTTTATGCATGGTTTTAATTGGCGCTTTTAGTATAACCTAGATGAGATTTCCTCATCTCAACTATAAATGGCTTCGTTGTTATGCAGCCTTGTTAGCATTTGACACTAACATTGCAtggaaataaatattaaaattttatgcgaCAATATAACTTAAAAGAATTAACATTGCACAATGACTATGTAAAGTTTAATTCTATCACAATAATCATCAAATATATTCTTATCATTTAATTGAAGACTTATTTTTTGTTAAAATCCAGAtcaaattagaatatttaaaataaatcctGATATATGTTAGTATAGACCCTATTCGGATGGAACTAAATATGATAAATTCCAACAATAAACACTACATGAAGCTAGCTTTATGCCAAAAAAAAGAGACCGAGTTGTTGGATCGCTGTAATAACTCCAACTATATAAATCATAAAGTattcatttcaaattttaaatttcaaagtgTAATTGATTTTATTTGAACTTTTCATGTATGGGGAAAAATAAAGCACCTACAATCGTATCCCACGTACCTAGAATCTTTTGATACTACCTACAAGTGAAATGGATGTAGGTTGCTGCTAACACCCATTTGAAGCATTTCTTTTTCCCAAGTAGACAGCCAAGGATCAAGCAACAAGCAATAATGCATCTGGCATGATAAGTCATCTAATCTCAAACACTAGAAAGCATTAATTGTGACATCAAAGATTAAAATCATATCTTTCTTGAAGAACTATTGttctaaatattaatgataatattttatcatcattattatcataaatattaataatGATAGCGTTGTTGCTAATATATCAGAGGCTAAATATTAGTGACTCAAGTACTGATGATGATTGACGAACCAAAAATATCCTTACTAAAATTATTTGCGGCAATGTTTTTGCAGTTTTGAAGATATTTATTGCCACCAAAATTCAATTTCCTGTAGTACTTGTGTGGGTTATTAAATTGCAACCAACCCAAGTTATTGACCACAAAATCTACGGAAACTAGCAATGGCAAACAACATATTTCAAGTGAAAACTCTGCCTAATCGGTAAAAACGAACAAAATACAATTATAACTTGGCTCGGCCAGTTTAAAGCCAAGGTTATGTTGAGAGGTACGAGGCAAACCGGCTCTAGGCGGCTTGTAGTTTTCTGGTCGCGGTTGATCACCAGATGCTAAAGCAAAGGGGGGAGCATTTTGTTCCAACCACCAGTGCTTTGGGAATTCCCCCTTTGTAGGGCCCAGGGCCCACGATAAAGCCCTAGAAGATGCTTGCGCCCATGGCAGCCGCACCATTGTTGGCCTTCTTTTCCCCCACCTATTTTTGAATTGTTAGTGTACCCCACCAACTTAAGACCAACATATTTTTTTGTCCCtgttccttttttattttttaggttaaAGTCAGTAGCAATAAATTTCAACCATTAATATGTTGCACTTAATACATGTAGCAAAAGCTAAGGTAACCATTTTTAAGTTGTTGGTTAGTCGCTAGTGAGTATAATGATCAAACACAAATAGTTACCACCATGGAATATGATGTCAGAAACAAAAACAATAGAAAGATGAAAAGAAAggtcataattaaattatttagataGCCTATTTTGTGGTGTATCTTATTGCATTGATCTAATAGATTGATCAAAATGCGAGAATTAAACTAGTTTTGATAAATAGGAAGGTGCATCAACAGGATAACAGTTATCACCATTACAAATACAGTTctagaatttatttatttaaggATTTCATGAATTTTAGCACCTATAGTCCTCCCCACTCAttcatgatatttttaatttaatttccatGTTTTCATTGATATGCATGCACATAAAATTTATCCTCTCGTGATAGAAAATAATCTATCAGATTAATCTAGGTGGAGATGAAAAGAGAGCATTGGACAGAGAGTGAAGGAGGATCTGGGAGCTTAGAGAGAGAGGACAAAGGGTTAAATGCTTTATTCTCCAATGgatcgaaaagaaaaaaaaaaatctagatcatcttaaaagaGACCCTAAAGAGTAAAATTATACTAAATTATTTGAACTGTATGATAATACATATTTATGGAAGAGCCATTTCTACTTAGGTCCTATGCTGAGTGAAATGAGATATTTAAACGAGTATTAGGTTCATTGGAGCTACATAGTCAACTTCTGTTGACTGCCGGATGGCTGAGAGTGGGGCAACAATCCGAAACATTTTTGTTGGTTGATTTTtccataaaaagaaaaattattgattgatttatccaaaaaaattttgacggCACATGTCTCAACTAATGTGCCAGCTGGCTCTCACCGAAACTAAGGCCACAAAATAAAGGGGAGGGCATCTTGGGGACCCCGAAGAGGAAAGAGAGGTCTACCCCGCGCGTGCCAACTGCTTCCGTTtggcttttccttctttttctctgatGAGGGGGCTCCCCCAGGCCCTGGCCGCTGTACACACCCCCAGCAAAGCTGCAGAGCCCCCCTGTAAGCACAAAAGCCAGGTATATttatccctctccctctctctctctctctcttaattgCACTTCCAACCCTCTGCAACCGCAATCCCTCCCCTTGTTTCCTTATTAATGTCCATGAGAGCCCTCCCCTTCCCCATCCCTTTTCTATGTGATTTGTGGGCTGGTTTTATCCAAAGTTGCACAGTAAAGAGGCTGGGTGTCAGGGTGTGTTTTTGTGGTGTTGGAGCTTCATTATGCTTTCATGATATCAATCATTTTTAGATGTGATATGCGGTTTTGTGTTGAATTGGTaacttctttctttatttttctgatAAACATGGATTTGAGTGAAAAATGGCTTTGTTTGTTTTTTAATTTATAAGATCGGATAGGTTGACTTTACCAGTTTCACATTCATGGCAAGATCTTGTCGTTGTTCTGAATTATATCTAGGTGTTAGACTTCATGGTTGTGTGTGATGAGTGTCACTTGTTTGgagattggattgggtttgatttgtttTTTTAGTTTTTCCTGTTTTTATTGAGAAGGATTTCCTTATAACTATCCTGTATGATGTGCTGGTTGATTGCAGAGGCTCAAATTTAGGTGTTGTATGGGATTTACATTTCCGATTGTAGGGTGGCTTTTTGAGACCCTTTTTGGGTGCAGGAATGTGTAGGAAATGGGTTTTCTGGAGCTTGGATTGGGTCAGATATAGAAAATTTTCCATCTTTTTTGGGAGGAAAGTTCTCAGcctctctctctatttatttttGGTTTGGGTTGGGAGGTCTTATTGGATAAATGGGCATGGGGATTAATTTTTGTTGTCGCTTTTCTTTTACGTCATGAATGTGAAAAGGCGAGACTGCTGGGACTTGAAATGGGGAAATGGGtgaacactttttttttttgttaacatAAATGGGCTTCTCTTGAATTCTTTTTATTGGGAAGTTGCAGAGGATAagaatttaaaagattttttgtAGCTACTATTTGaagatttttctttttccatAAATTTCTGTGATTCTTGTATTAGGAACTGTATAGTGATCCTCTCCAGTTCAGAATCCTTTTTTAGTCCTTTTTAAgtacaatttatttttctttttaatgaaTAGGAAGGATGAGCTCTGAAGTGGGTTCTCTTtcgtttctttcttcttcttcttttttttttttttttctcctgagAACTGGATTGATGGCTTCTATCACTAGGAATATGGTTTTTGGTTTTCACCTTAGGACTTTCTAGTCCCTTGAATaacttttttataaaatattttttattgaattttttttatgggTAATTTTGGACCATGGTGTCTTTTGACATTGGGCCTTTGCAAGGGGATTGTTTGAAACGTAGTTGTAGGGAGGATTTAGATGCTTCAAATTACTAAATCATATTCTCTGGTTCtgcaaaaaatttaaagactgGTTAATGGGTTTTTAATAGAGCTATTGTATTGTCTTGCATATGTAAAGAGATGGAGATTTTGGAGcttaaaaacatgaaaatattgtCTCTTGAGTTTTACTAATTAATATCTGCTGGGACAATTAGATCTTTTGGAGATTTGAAAGGATAATTTGAAAGATTTCTCTTTCTTAATCATATGCTATGTGGTTCTCATTTCATTACTATAATAAAGCCTGAGGTGATTTGCCGCTGTTTtgctttattaaaaaaaaagtgaTGTTTGTCTTCTGGGGTTTGTTGAAAGTAATGATGGCATATTTTAGACTTAGATGAGTTGTTTTCGATGTGCGTGAAGTAAAAGTTTTGGTGCTTTGGCTATGGTAAGCCATGAAGATATGTTtctcaagaaaaaataaaatgtgGATTTCTGAATCCTTTTTTCTTCACTCTTAATTTGCAGAAAAGGAGGAAACTGAAGATTGAAGAAGCTTTATTTCATAAGAATGCATTTTAATGCATGTTCCTTTGAATGCTTAAACCTTAGGGTTCTTCGATTTGTGAGGTATGTGCCATTGCTTTCTGGATGCTAAGACAGCTTCGGTTAACCAAGCAAGATTTTATGGTGGAAATTTTAAAGATTCATTAATATCCAATTCAGTGTGCTCATGTCTTCGGTGCTTCCATTCCATCATTACTCTCGGCAAATCTAATGGCATGGTTGGGGAGAATTGTTCATCTGAAAAAGATAACAGGTCGGGGAAAGATTTGATATATGTTTTACCAGTCCTGGACTGAATTAAAGTTTTTGTTGTCTTTTATCATTCTTTTTGGCTAGTGAATAGTGTGTGACTAGAgagttttctctctttcttcaccTCCTTTTCCTTATATACGCAAAGATCCATGAGAACAAGTGGACCTTCTTGTTGGGACATCATTGCCGTCAGTGCATGCCAAAGTCATAAAAGATGGTTCAGGCAAAGTAGATTCAttggatgagatataagtatGATCGCGATGGATTCCGCAAATTGTAAATTGCTTAAGCTAATCAGCTGCCATCTGAAGCCAATGATATGCAGGTTCTTTGTATTGGCAATCATCATTCTTGTATTCAGAActgttcttctctctcctttccctGGTTTTCATTGGTTTCGGCAGAGGGGCTCTTATTGGGTACCTGCCTCTACTGCTTCTAACTGGCAACTAGGTGTCAGAAGAGACAAATTTCTGGAGGTTCCTCAGATTATTTGGGGTCTAAACAATCAAAAAATAGCATTTGCAAGAGCCATTTTGACTGCTAGATTCTTGAATCGTACTCTACTAATACCGAGCTTGAGTGCTTCTCTGTTTTACAAAGAAATAGACTTACTGGAACCAATTTCATTTGATAAGTTATTCCATTTTGAGAAGTTTAATTACCTCTGCAACAGGTTTGTCCGATTGGGTCGTTATTCCGATCTCTCGAATCAAACGGAGCCATTTGAGCTCCAGAAGGGGAGCGGTAGGAAGTGGACTAAAGAGCGAGACTTGAGTCAGTTAAAACAATGCAGAGAGTACTCAATCGACAAGTTTGAAGTAATTCGGATTGCCGGAAAGCATCCCTTCCTTTGGCATGATCATTGGCCTGTCAAGAACTATGCAAAGATCTTTGAGTGCCTGGAATTGGTTGATGAGATAGCAAATGAGGCGATGAATGTCatatccaggatcagagggataGGTGCAAAGGCAAGAAGCAAAGTTGATGTTGCTGAAGAATTCAACTCAGATGGTTCAGTAGACCAACCTGTGCCTTACATAGCTGTCCACATGAGGATAGAGAAAGACTGGATGATCCATTGTAAGAAGTTGGAGCAGAAATCTAATATCAATCAGATCTGCAGTAGCAAAGAAGAGATTATGGAAAGGGTAGCCCACATCACTGGCCTACAACAGCCAGTTGTGGTTTATCTTGCGGTCGCTGACAGCCTCTTGGAAGATAATTCTATATTGAGTGGTTGGAAA
Proteins encoded in this region:
- the LOC105059851 gene encoding O-fucosyltransferase 23 isoform X3, with amino-acid sequence MHFNACSFECLNLRVLRFVRFVRLGRYSDLSNQTEPFELQKGSGRKWTKERDLSQLKQCREYSIDKFEVIRIAGKHPFLWHDHWPVKNYAKIFECLELVDEIANEAMNVISRIRGIGAKARSKVDVAEEFNSDGSVDQPVPYIAVHMRIEKDWMIHCKKLEQKSNINQICSSKEEIMERVAHITGLQQPVVVYLAVADSLLEDNSILSGWKDGLVPYEKKRLGVWDIYKKYPYLIQSAIDYEVCSRADVFVGNSFSTFSSIIVLSRTQKLIGLGITSACGVGVRFASYAYNILGESRGPKMWMTDMSAPSLQSISYGTSNVSCYSNWKAR
- the LOC105059851 gene encoding O-fucosyltransferase 23 isoform X2, which translates into the protein MCHCFLDAKTASVNQARFYGGNFKDSLISNSVCSCLRCFHSIITLGKSNGMVGENCSSEKDNRFVRLGRYSDLSNQTEPFELQKGSGRKWTKERDLSQLKQCREYSIDKFEVIRIAGKHPFLWHDHWPVKNYAKIFECLELVDEIANEAMNVISRIRGIGAKARSKVDVAEEFNSDGSVDQPVPYIAVHMRIEKDWMIHCKKLEQKSNINQICSSKEEIMERVAHITGLQQPVVVYLAVADSLLEDNSILSGWKDGLVPYEKKRLGVWDIYKKYPYLIQSAIDYEVCSRADVFVGNSFSTFSSIIVLSRTQKLIGLGITSACGVGVRFASYAYNILGESRGPKMWMTDMSAPSLQSISYGTSNVSCYSNWKAR
- the LOC105059851 gene encoding O-fucosyltransferase 23 isoform X4, whose product is MVGENCSSEKDNRFVRLGRYSDLSNQTEPFELQKGSGRKWTKERDLSQLKQCREYSIDKFEVIRIAGKHPFLWHDHWPVKNYAKIFECLELVDEIANEAMNVISRIRGIGAKARSKVDVAEEFNSDGSVDQPVPYIAVHMRIEKDWMIHCKKLEQKSNINQICSSKEEIMERVAHITGLQQPVVVYLAVADSLLEDNSILSGWKDGLVPYEKKRLGVWDIYKKYPYLIQSAIDYEVCSRADVFVGNSFSTFSSIIVLSRTQKLIGLGITSACGVGVRFASYAYNILGESRGPKMWMTDMSAPSLQSISYGTSNVSCYSNWKAR
- the LOC105059851 gene encoding O-fucosyltransferase 23 isoform X1, with translation MIAMDSANCKLLKLISCHLKPMICRFFVLAIIILVFRTVLLSPFPGFHWFRQRGSYWVPASTASNWQLGVRRDKFLEVPQIIWGLNNQKIAFARAILTARFLNRTLLIPSLSASLFYKEIDLLEPISFDKLFHFEKFNYLCNRFVRLGRYSDLSNQTEPFELQKGSGRKWTKERDLSQLKQCREYSIDKFEVIRIAGKHPFLWHDHWPVKNYAKIFECLELVDEIANEAMNVISRIRGIGAKARSKVDVAEEFNSDGSVDQPVPYIAVHMRIEKDWMIHCKKLEQKSNINQICSSKEEIMERVAHITGLQQPVVVYLAVADSLLEDNSILSGWKDGLVPYEKKRLGVWDIYKKYPYLIQSAIDYEVCSRADVFVGNSFSTFSSIIVLSRTQKLIGLGITSACGVGVRFASYAYNILGESRGPKMWMTDMSAPSLQSISYGTSNVSCYSNWKAR